In Solidesulfovibrio fructosivorans JJ], a genomic segment contains:
- a CDS encoding flavin reductase family protein → MEKVSLGAKSMTLPTPAWLIGTYDADGKPNLMTAAWGGICCSKPVCMTVSLQKPRYSYAAIMERKAFTINVAAEADVAKVDYCGIVSGKNADKFAVCGYTAVKSELVDAPYVAECPLTVECKLIHVQDLGQHTMFVGEVLDVKVDGACMKDGKPDAAAIKPIIFAPEDRHYYGLGRDLGLAFSIGKELK, encoded by the coding sequence ATGGAAAAGGTCTCCCTTGGCGCGAAAAGCATGACCCTGCCGACACCGGCCTGGCTGATCGGCACCTACGACGCGGACGGCAAGCCCAACCTCATGACCGCGGCCTGGGGCGGCATATGCTGCTCCAAGCCGGTGTGCATGACCGTTTCGCTGCAAAAGCCCCGCTATTCCTATGCCGCCATCATGGAGCGCAAGGCGTTCACGATAAACGTCGCCGCCGAGGCGGATGTGGCCAAGGTGGACTACTGCGGCATCGTCTCCGGCAAAAATGCCGACAAGTTCGCGGTGTGCGGCTACACGGCCGTGAAAAGCGAGCTCGTGGATGCGCCCTATGTTGCCGAGTGTCCGCTTACGGTGGAATGCAAGCTGATCCATGTCCAGGACCTGGGCCAGCACACCATGTTCGTGGGCGAGGTGCTGGACGTGAAAGTGGACGGCGCGTGCATGAAGGACGGCAAGCCGGATGCGGCGGCCATAAAGCCCATCATCTTCGCCCCGGAGGACCGGCATTACTACGGCCTGGGCCGCGATCTTGGCCTGGCTTTTTCCATCGGCAAGGAGCTGAAATAG